TGGATGCTAAAATCTTGCCTAGCTTTGCTATAGAAAAAATTTCCAAACGGAAGCCAAATTTCCAGGGTGtggccaaattttggcttggcttcttGGGGACAAGAACCAAACAGCCCTGTTGTTACGACCGGCAAATGCTATTCTTTGTGACTTCACCAAATTCTGCATTCCACCTTGTTGACCAGCCCCCAGCTTTGTGCTTTGTACAGTATATCTAGTGAGCTCTGGCATGATAATCTAACTATGTAGTAATCGTTCTTTGTTGTGTGACATCTTATGTTTTCCCAATACAATGAAATTTGTTGCCTCTTCATTTGGTGCCCAAAACATTCAACTTTGAATTATTTTCTACTCATGTCTATTCTAAGGTTGCATTTAGGGAAGAAAAAAATCCCATCTTTACATCAATACTAGCAGTATGTGCTAATAAATTGAAAGAATTTTGGCTGTATATTAGCTTACACAATTTATGTGCTGATCATCGGAAGGAACTATGAATGTATATTAGCATACACAAACTTACTATACGTAGCATATTCCCATGATTCACTGAAGGCAACATAGCTTGAACTGTGTAGTTTGTATTTGCTGTCAGTAGATCTCAATGTCTATACTCTGAATTCTACATACTTGGCAGCATAATAAGTTGTACTTAAGTATGTTATGGTAGGGTTTTTCGGAGATGTCCCAAAATTGGAAAAACTAGTCTAATTGGCGCGCCTACTCCGCGCCCgtttttatttttctgtatagagcatgaaaaaaaaaagactaaaaaaatatgttcacaaattttgtacatttcaatatttatttatgaaattattaatgttaaacacattcaattaattatagagaaaacagtagtacttttatgcatgcacatagttttaacttttaacatgtaggtgaaagtaatactaacctaaaaaaatttgtttcatatttttttgagttttagatatttttctttgcattttagattttttcagccgatttattaatataactaatattcatttcgacatttttctagaatttcccgAAAAAGAAAGTTACATATCtacgtatatgtatacgtatatatacatatgtatatacatatacatgtatacctatacacttatatatacatatacatgtatacctatacacttatttatatatacatatatataaccaGTACAAGGGCTCGCTGCTACAGTATTGCAGTAGCAGGGCATAAGCGCTCGCGGATTCCGCCACCGTTAGTATTGAAGTATTGATACCGTTAGTATTGAAGTATTGATAAATGTGGATCATTGTGCCTATCTGATTGTCAGAGAACTGCTGCCCAGTGGATTTTCTTTCAGAGCAAACCCAGTGGATTCGTGTGGATCCTTCTACCTAAAAGTATAGCATGCCAGTCCATCCATGTGTACTGTGTGATAATTGTCCAAAAATTTCTTTACAAGAATAAATTGGAAGTTAACGAATTGCCAGCCAAGCACTTGGATATTAACAGAAAGAGAACTATAAGGATGCACTCTTTATCTTCAAGATGATGTTGCCTTGTCCGGTTTTCCATTCGCATCCTCCTGTCTAGAAGCAGTAATGTAATTTGACTTGTTGTACTGATTTAACCTTGAGGTTCTTTAGAACATAAATAATCTAACTAATCAATTGTCTTTTTCCATGTGATTCATACGAAGGCATAGCTAGTACATCTCTCAATGCTCCTATGCACCCTAGTGTCAACGGCCTCGAAAAGAATGAAATTAGTTCAGTAAAACTCCTTTAGGATGAAAAATGCTTCTACTTTACTTATATTCTAAGCATTGTAtttctttatattttcttttgtaaatTGGATTTGCTATTTAAATTTCTCAATGTGGTGGAACACCCTGCCCCAAGCTGACCTGATTAAAAAACTTTTTGAGTCCATTAAGGTATGGTTGCACCAAAAGGAGGGATCTACATTAGAATATTAGATGTCTTGGTTGGTGCAATCATATACCAAAAGTATGTTTGTTTGTCGTTTCTGCTTTCATAACATTTTCTTTCAGGACTCAAGACAATACATGTCCCAGCAGGAAATCTAAGCCCAGTTCTTGTTGCAGATTGTGGAAGCTAGGGCAATGCTTATGCAACGTTTGCAATACCAATTAAAGCTCGAAACAGAACAGCTATGTCATCATAAGGATGCTCGTGGAGTTCAGTCAGAAGAGGACACCTTAAAAGATAGTACACAGGCATTCCCATCTATGCAACAGCAAGCTGCTACTGTCGTACCCATACCAGAATTTGAGATTGAAAAGCATCCTATCCAAGTAACTGAAGTTGCAGTAGTGGACAAATCGGTCATCAAAGAGCAGCTCCCCAAGGATCATACCGAGGCCTCAAATGTTTTAAAAGAAACCTTTGATGACGACATAGACGTTTGGTTTGACGAGGAGGCCGATCTTGCTGGGCACCCCACTATCCACATAGGTGACGAGGAAGATGTGTCTTTTAGTGACTTGGAGGAGGATGATGTGAAATGATTTTAACCTGTGTATTGAGAAACTGGACTTCTCTACtgtacaagaaaatggagaggtGCAAGTTGTTTGTCAAAGGAATAGGTTGTACAATGGAAAAACATAGCTGGTTTTACCTTGCTTCCAAGCTGCCGGGGTGAATGCACTGTGATCGTATTGCAAGATATAAGTGGGGTGCTACGTTCCACAAGCATAACGGTTTGTAATTTTATTCATACTCTTGTGTACATAAACATTCGTGGTGTTACAAGTTGACAACAATAAAGTTTCATTCTTTTGTTGGttgttcaaagaattgcatatcAGAGAAAAGAGCAGAATGATCTTCAATATCTCGAGAATTTTTGTGCAATGACAACATGATATACTTTATATACACAATTGTACTGCTTCCTGTCATTGCGACACTTGATACCTCGATCCAGGGAATAACTGGAATTGAGGTACCAATGGAAGCGGCTATGCAGAACAACAGGTGAATTGTTCTGACCAAAAGTCTTAAGAGTTAAGACCGGATGTAGCCAAAATTATTTGAGAGCTTTCCTAGGTGTGACCACAGAAGGCTCCCCAGGGAAGGTCTCGGCCTTTCCTGGGCCTGCCCGGTGACAGGCGGAGCCGGCAGGCTGGTCTTCCTCAACGGCGGCCAGCCAGGGGCCTCCTTGAGCACGTCGAGCGAGATGTCCATCTCGCCTACCCTCGCTTGCACGGCGCGCACTGCCTCAGCTCGCACCTCGCCGCCAGTGTCCGTGACAAGGTAAAAGATCCCAACGGCCTCGTCGTTGTGCCTCTTGAGTTCAACCCTCAGTAGCGACAGGCCGTGCTCCCGCAGTACCCTGGTGAAGTCCGATAGCAACCCCGACCGGTCGGCGGCACGCACCTCCACCATCACGCCCTGCAGGACATGCCAATGTACAACGTCGTGTTAGCAAGTCGCGGCGACGCGTGGCCGACGAAGTACAACGGCGAAAAAAGTGGCTAGAGCCTGACATGAGTGGCCCTCCGCTCCACTGCGGCGACGAGGCACCGGGAGACCTTCTGCCGCTCGGCGTTGCTGTCGACCGTGCGCCCGTCCTTGTGCCGGATGTAATATTCCTGCGTCCATGGCCCCAAGGATGACAATGGCAGTCAGGGACTCTGGGCCGTGTAGTATTCTAGTCTAAATGATGATGTAACATGGGCACATGATCACACGCTGACAGAGACTTGTACTAGCATCTACCTGAATGGCAAGGGGCCCCTGGGACCCGACGGTGGCATGGAAGACGACGTACTGCATGTCGGTGAGCGCGCACACCGTGTCGAAGAGCAGCCTGGGGCGATCCCTGCTCGTCATCTTGACGACGGCGTAGCCCCTCTCCTCCCAGCTGTCGATGGACACCCGCGTCTCCATGCGCCGGGCGGTCCGGGCCGTGGTCGCCTTTTCTCCCATGCTGAAGAGCTCCTCGTCGACGGGCGTCGGGGCCGGCCCGGATTCGTAGTCCCGGTCGTCGTGCATCAGCTGGTGCAGTCGTCGCTCCGTGTGGACGCGGCCCTGCACGGGCTCCGACATGCACACCCAGTGCCGCTCCCCTGTCACGTTCTCGCGCGCGTCCACCACGGCGTTCACCAGACGCTCGATGCGCACCCACCGGCTTGGGTGCAGCGTCGTGCCGTCCGCGGTGGCCGTCACGTAGAGCACGCCCGCGGCGCGGCCGTTGTGCGTCCATGCCTGCCCGGACGCGACGTGGCAGCCGTTGTCGACGAGCACGGAGGTGATGGATGACAGGAGCCCCGGCCGGTCGTGCACCGTGAACTCGAGGGTGGCGCAGTCCGACACGTCGGGGCCGCCCGGCCCGACCACGTTGCCCAGGCACGTGGTGAACTTGGGCGACGGGCCATTGCCGGGCCGGTGGAACGGCACGAGTGCTCGCTGGATGAACTCGGGGAGCGATGGGTCGGTCAGCTTGCGCCCGATCTGGTCCGTCACATGGAACACTGCATTGCGCAACATGACGACCAATCAAAAATCAATTGGGGGCAATCATTGGTATATCTTCCCATGAATAAACAGGGATCAAATTCGATGGGCGACGGCGTCAAATTGATCTAAAACGAGAGGAGAAGTTCTTGCCATCCATGAGCCAGCCGCCGTCGGAGGAGATGTAGGACTTGGAGATGACGAGGTCGAGATCGGTGAGCAGCTGCACCATCTCCAGCAGCACGCCATCCCGGTTCACGCTGTCAACCTAGAACAGGAACCAAGCCACAGAAACACGCacaatcaataaaaaataaaagaacacaTCTTGGCCCAATTCTGTACCCTGTTCTGAGAACAAACCTTCACGAGCGTGCAGTCCTCGCGCGTCTCATTGTCGACGACAACCCTGCAGCCAGGCCAGCCCGTCAAGAACCGATTCAGAGAAAGACGACCTAGAATCGCGCAGGAACGAAGCGGATGGGTACCCGGGGGTGCCGAAGCGGTCGAGGAGCAGATCGAAGTCCGGCTCGAAGTACGGCCCGGAGACGTACTTCATCGCCGAGGACGCAGCGAGAGCGCCGCTGGCTTTCCTGGCCGCAATCGCCTCAAGAACAGGGCCTCTCCTTTTACTTGGTTTTATTTATCTCCTCCTTAGAGGAAATCTGCAGGGATTAAGATACACATGTAAGAAGAGCAGATCCAATCGGAAACAGAGCAAGCCAAgaacagaaggaaaaaaaaggaagggaaATGGACAACACGAGGAACGCGCCCCATGTTCACATGCGACGCAGCGCATCgtcggcgcggcggcggagcagaGCAAGAACCGCATGCCCGGCACGGAATAGCCCAAAAAGATTTCTATTTTGTTGTTCTAGAGACCGGACACGACGAACAGAGCAGCCGATTTGATTttatgggaggaggaggagatcacCTCGGATTCTAGAGGAGACGAGGCCGGgcaaggagaggagaggaggggagaggagagagaggtcaCGTGTGGTGCGGGGACGCCCGAAATCGGCCTTCGATTTGCTCTGCGCGCTGGTCGTTTGTTTCTCGTTTCTCCCTGCAACTCTGCGACGCGGCGGCGTTTTAGGATTTGAGCGGGGAGCGCGAACGGCCGCCGGGCCGCCGCGCCACGTCGGACGGAAGGGCGGACACGTGGCGGAGGCAGCCTGGTTGCTAGCGTAGCCTTTGTCCGGTTCATTGCTGGCTTTCCTTTTTgcgcatttttttttcttttgagtaaTCGGTGTCGATTCCATCACTGATACTGTAGTAATTTAGATATCTTCGTACGGTCACATTTCGTTTGCGATCAATGTAATCTTTTGTGCACAGAAAATTATTTTTCCCGTACTTATACAGAGACATATCATGTGCAAATCATATGCATACTATAACTGTGCAAACATTCCATGCGCGTCATTCGACACctctttggttttttttttttgggttcatAACTAtgttttttcctctttctttgaTCATATACAAAATGAATGGTATATAACATTTTTTTCTCCACTGACTGTGTAAGATGAGACCAGGATTTTATGGCGCGGACTAAAGTCGAGATACATGTGTAAAAAAAAAGCTCATAATATTACATACAAGCGTAAAAACCGAATATCATTCCGAACACCATAAATCATATGTTTGTTTTTACCCGAACTCCAAGTGAATGTCTAATTtccatcttttttcttaaaaaaagtttTTGCTCGCTTAAAATCTATAGAAAATCATCTCATCAGCAAACTTCACCCTAACTTCACATTATCTGAAAAGCTGCACACGACATAACCTATATACGCGATTGCACACCCATCAAATTGGACATGAATCCTCTGACAAAGTCAGGGGTGGCACAGTAATTCATGAGTGCATGAACAGTAAAGTACAATTAATCACTGTAGAGGATACTGTACCAAAGTACTGTTGAAACGGGTacgtagcagtactgtatcactgaaaTCCTACCCATTCATTCGCGATCTAACGGACGAGAAAATAAGAACTGCAAGTACTGTAGCACACCTGACTTTGCTTCGACAAAGTCAGACGATACGAATCCCGTCAAATTGGTTTGGTTCGGTTCAGCTGGACGTACACTAATCAGTACTTGGTAGAAATAACAAGCAGGACTGATACTCTCATCTCATCAACTGTATATAATATGTACTCTACAGtgaaaatctaaaaataggCAACATACGTCACCGTATTTAGctgctaaaatagataatatatcgacgtatttgtaaatctagcacttgtatttggcacctcaaacaccgaaaaatCGATTTCGGCATTTGAGGTACCGAAAACtcctatattcggcacctgagatgCTGAATATCTGTtcatcgtattcggcacctcagtatCAAAAATTCCTTGTATTTGACACtgaagtgccgaatacagtgaacagtgtcgtattcggcgtcttaggtgccgaatacaggctTACCCTGCTCACGTCGTGTCGTGTCGCTGCTTTCGATGCGTCCGATCACGTCATGTCATTTTGCTTTTGTCGGTTTTTTAACTCACGCACTACCGTGTTCCACTATAAAATGAGAGCGGTAAGGAGCCGCATCGCGACCAGAGAGGAGACGAGCAGCACgagcaaaggaggagaggagagaataAGCAACAACGCAGTGcgtggagaggagaagcagtgAGAGATGAGGAGTAGCGGTAGTGGTAGCGCGATGAGACAAGAATCAGCCCGAGATGATGAGGAGCAGTAACGCgagttatagtaagtacttaaattaagtatttaattaatacttataacaataatagtaattagagtaagtggattgtttaatccgtttaattacatttgtataattatttgcttagtttgattatataaatttgattatttgcttagtcattataatagtaattattgtaaatttgtataatagtaattagcgtaaATTTGTATAGTAGCAATTATTTACTTAGTCAaagtaagtagattgtataatagtagtTAGCATGAATTTGTTCTAGTGGTGGCACTTTATGCTAATGGTGGTATAGGGTGGTGGCCTAATGTTTGTATTCTCTCTATATGTATAAGTAGGGTGTCGTGCAATGAGagtaaagagagaaaaaaaggaaaaagaaaaggtaaagaataaaaaataaattttagaaatattaaaaaaaaacttgggttGAACAGAAAGATTTGATAAAAATCACAATGCACAAAAATTTGTTAAactgtttttttaattaatagtggtgtgcgcATGTTTAATTAGTActttaatttaatctattaaaatagtggtgcGCATAAGAACTTCTGCCCTTAGTTAAAGAAAAAAAGTAGTTATGAAGTTAAATAGAGCAATGTTTTTATTGTCTTCTACTCACTATAGACTAATCCTTTTCTCTCTTCAGCTTACTCAGCATTGTCAAATGTGAGCActgaaattttgctagaaaCTATAGGCATAGTAGTATTCACTGTAAAAAGGAGATGATCAACCAGGTTCTGGTTGAGAGCGGCATGATGATGTTTTTGATTTCTGAAAGAGTAAATATGGTGTAAAGAAACCTAGCAAAACTAGcttccaaaatagttttaaaatctatttataatgagattgaatatttgatcaatataactttcatgttagtttaattaatattttaattcaatattaaatattaattatttcattttaattcaatattgataATTTAATTAATATTCTTAATTACTTAACATTGTGAAGtattgtactatttaatttgcattgttaatttatttattatttatcgagaggtgtaattagttgtgtattatacatacatctaagtagttattttatgaTATGTACATTTTTTTAGCAAATACGATATGACTTTACATATTTATTACGGAGAACGTCCCGCAGTTTTGCATGggaggctcgtaacaattcagaactgccagcacattGAGAGTTCGGTTTAGGTAGCTAATGACCTAGATGGCTTGAAATAATATGTTATGAGCATTTTATGTGTGAACTAGTAATCCCATACTGTTGTCCTGGAGGGTGTATAATCACGGCTTGTTCTAAACAGTTCGGTCGTTGTCTATACGTTGTTCGAGAATagaaggaacaacacatgaacTTTGTATTCATGCAAGGCATTAGagaagaactttgatatgggggcgtacgtaaacatagtgccaCGATTGGTGCAAGGTGATGTAGTGATtaccgtggaaggatcaggtcagcaggtgatgcatgaagaggatagAGGGCATGCTAGGGAGGGTAGTTTGGGTAGAGAGGGAgatagagtggacccttctgaggtagatgtaAGATGCATGAATGATGAAACCAGTGGTAGtagggatgaagaagctgctgaaaaCGATGACTTGGTGCCTATGATCTAGTACTTTTATGGTGCTGGATTGTTGGATTGTACCGTCATTGAGTATAACAACTTATCTAACTGATGATACCAGAATAATGACATCTAGATCGGACAACAGTTACGTAACggggggaggtcatccactttattagcaattatGTTGTAATGACAAGAATGAACCATAAATGTGTccagtctaaccctacggagtatgaggtcagatgtatcaagcacccgaattgtccttTCTTCATACGAGCACATAtgccgaaatatgagaactattttgtgatcagtagacacacctcacatacatgcagcgaagaggctattagaaATGTGCGCCATgacgttgatgcgaggttcatagcctaaCTCCTCATCACTCTTGTTGGCATGGatatttgtttgtcgccaaaatctattatggaggaggtgtagACTAAAATGGGTATGCTGATTAATTACCACACcacgtggcgagcgaagcagaaggcgttgaacatactatttggaagcttcgaggtgtcttacaactatgctctgaGGCTACTACAGAAGATTATCATGATGAATCAAGAGACTCaatgggccatggcggatgagccgatcaagctagaggatgggtcatacagtaccactgaccgatacctcattaggttattctgatcctttggacaatgcatcgaaggtttcagacattgcaggccagttgtatgtgtggataccacaTTTCTGACTGGTAAGTACCATGGTACTCTTATGATAGCGGTATCtacggatgcaaataatcagatcattcctctcaccTTTGTAATGGTtaagagtgagaacaatgatagccgGCTGTGGTTTCTcactttggtgaggacacgtgtcatggGAAACAGGGAATAAGTTTGTAGCATCTCAGACtgcaacaagggccttctgcatgtgttagacgtgctgcatgatagcacaaataACTCAATTACATGACCttatgtggagagaagatggtgcttGCAACACTTGGgagcgaacctgtacacaaggtagtgcaacaagtctcttgtaaagagattcaaagggttatgtctgcagaaccagcagatgaagttcaacgagatatgaagagagttaaatgagatcactcgcaagatgatggtagATCAACAAGTATAGGAGGACTATCTGCAGACACAAATGGTTGAGAGATAAACTACCGTTAGCCGTTTACGTGCTACGTTttgccagtggatagcggggaagccggcggagtgttgggccctaatccatgacactcatggtgccatgttagcacatagaatttaaatgatcatactgtatcctttcttatgcaaatatgccttctaaaattattgtatcccatgttaggtacaccatcatgacaacgaagaTAGCAGAGACGTTCAACAATGTTCTAAAGGGAGTACGAGGCCTCCCGtagtgtgccatcattgagcttaCATTCTATAAAGTATGGCGGACTACTTCCAAGATCGTGGTAATGTTGCTATTAATTACAGCACGCGGTTCACACCtaagatgaaaaaaatcatatccagaaggagaaacaaagcaCATTTTCATCGGATGAGGATATACGACTTTgccaacaatgaatttgaggttATGTATCActgtaggtatgcttcagggtatagcgcaaGAGACACCATGCAACAATATCAATttaggcctcacgaggtgaagtgcacatacAATAAGTCAAAATTTCATCATATCCtatgctcgcatgtcttagccgcttgcagggacatgggtgacaatgacggatcacaatacATAGCACCGTACTTCATggtcgatgcattgaggagcacatggcttccaaagatgtggTCCTTCAACATTagaagcagctacaaagcgatcgaggggtctaagtgggtaccttatctcCGAGCATgacgcacggatcctggaaggTCTAGAGTCAGAAGGCTGCAAGGtgatatggatgaagcagatgctgttgacaGCCTACGTAAGTGTGAACTTTGCAAATAATTTGGCCATGATAAGAGGACCATCCCAGCTCgacagtaaactatcaggccaCTATCGAACTGTAGTGCATTAGAATTATTGCATTTTAGTTTGCTATTTGAAGTTATTCATAGCCATAATTTGcattctaaattgttattcacatattagttgtactacttattttgtaatatatcgtttGGTACTGGTATCACAtatgatgtttttttattgaaccataaagcttgtaatatattctaatttgttattcacatacttatggaaccatgaagcttgtaatatattctaatttgttattcacctacttattgatCCATGTAGCTtcaaatcattgtcatggctcatattggtcttcccgagcttctttagatgcggtacgacgagaaccataggggacgaatgattttcacagggcagcaTGTACCACgattatatatgttttttaattgccacgataatttgctactaacttAGTACATATACTGGATACCTTTTGTAGTTGCTTCTGTTACGAGCCCAGATTGTCCAAACGATTAAGGAGTTACATCCTCGATTCCACTAGTACTCGTACAGGCAGGACTACTACTTtttgctctcatgatggccaGAGCTCCTATGGTGGGTGGTGGCAGGATACGTCTCTCACCAATTGAGAAGCCACTGCTTACATCTCTCGTTGACCGGTGACGTCCTGAGATGTACATGTTCTACTTTCCTTTTAGCGAGATGGacgtaacattgagggacgtggccatgctgatcGGGCTACTAATCAGGGGCGCCCCGTTAGTAGTTTTGTGACTAataaaggagcagtggaagagttatGTTGAGGTTAGGtaatgtaatgcacttcaaatattgtagtgctattcGAGGTTCATTAACTGTTTGCATATTGTATGTTTGGTGTGTAATATGATaagaaggatgttggcctctccATATCTTGGATTCATGGGCTGCCACAATTTAGTCCATACCCACCGGATGCAGACGAGGCTACAGTTTTacagcactatgaggtgtatTTATACGTCTTGCTGAGAGGCattatgttctgcaacacggtaGACGATTATGTCatcccccatattgtatggttaacGAGTCAGCTCgtgtcacatccttatgagtcGACATCTTACAATTGAGGATCTGCTGTGCTGGCTGCCACGTAAAGAGGATTATGTGATGCAACCCAGTGATCAAAGAAGAAGAGATTAGTTacaggctgcctacacctcGTACAGttatggagctgggagtacctATTGGTTTGTCGGCCTTGGCTGCTCAAGAGTTGCTATCCCgtccccatctccgatggcattTGTAGGTTACATGAGGtctacgatggggtatcggtggatacATATCAGgttgagatggagtcagcagcaagtTCATGATAGTTACTCCCGAGTGATAAGTGATTTGGACGTCCTTAACATCAATCTCGTGAAGTGGGATCTATAACGTATAGCACGAGGCCAAAATTGCGACTGAAGGGCTCATCGTATCATATTGTTGGAgtgactcagacttatggatgaccaaatgcttcttgttgtacatgaacaacgtggaagtatattctcctgagCGTGTACAGAGGTAGTTCGAGTACCTCCCCCACAAGACGCTGGTCGGACGCActagtaagtgtgttattgtaggtagcacTAGTACTTTTGGTGATCCTTGTTAATAAATTGTAACTGTTTTTATCACGTACAAGACTAGCGCATAGGGGGTAGAGACATGCAGGACTGGGCATCCGTGAATGCCGAGCACCTATAGAGGTGAACGGAGTCAACCGCGATGGATGCCATCGTTCCGTGAATGCCGAGCACCTCCGtgcgatttcatgcactgtatGACTAATCtaccctcttgtttcatttgtccaatctcctctacctattagtgacttcatggaatggctggatATGAAGCAAAATTCGCATCAGAAGCgatgggtcgacatgagcatgcggtggaggagtgAAGCATACAAACGTAGAGAGTATTAGCAACATTAGGAGGAAATACATCTCAAGCATCAAGAGGAAtagcgcatgaggaaggaagCCAAGGAGCACACCGCAGCTGAGGCAcatgaagcagagagggaaaggaagcaggaaagggcccgtcgcgctaaagCAGATAGCCCTGATGCTCTGTGTAAGCGCAAATattctaggtgcactcagtagagagcatatATTGTAACCcgatatatttttatttcctaAGGTATGTTTGGTTTAGCAGCAGCacactattaagttagtctttaggtgTATCGTATATGCCAATATTTAttgtcatcatctctttatggttaagGTCTATTCGCGCAAAGACAAAAACCCCATATcgcatgtaatatttatcagcgtatgtaacatatatatcgggttatatgataattgtactttataactattattgttcgacaaattagattttatatcctCCTGATGTTACTTTCTAAAAAGTTAcctacacaaatacattaaatgaataataaaatgttGACAAAATTACgtgaaacaaatttacacacactcactaatctagtttctttttttatttattcgctCGTACTGATAAAACTAAATTGTGCTACTGCACTCTATTCAGCCCTAATATCCCCGGTAGGTAATACACTCTATGCAG
The nucleotide sequence above comes from Phragmites australis chromosome 4, lpPhrAust1.1, whole genome shotgun sequence. Encoded proteins:
- the LOC133915524 gene encoding ACT domain-containing protein ACR3-like; its protein translation is MKYVSGPYFEPDFDLLLDRFGTPGVVVDNETREDCTLVKVDSVNRDGVLLEMVQLLTDLDLVISKSYISSDGGWLMDVFHVTDQIGRKLTDPSLPEFIQRALVPFHRPGNGPSPKFTTCLGNVVGPGGPDVSDCATLEFTVHDRPGLLSSITSVLVDNGCHVASGQAWTHNGRAAGVLYVTATADGTTLHPSRWVRIERLVNAVVDARENVTGERHWVCMSEPVQGRVHTERRLHQLMHDDRDYESGPAPTPVDEELFSMGEKATTARTARRMETRVSIDSWEERGYAVVKMTSRDRPRLLFDTVCALTDMQYVVFHATVGSQGPLAIQEYYIRHKDGRTVDSNAERQKVSRCLVAAVERRATHGVMVEVRAADRSGLLSDFTRVLREHGLSLLRVELKRHNDEAVGIFYLVTDTGGEVRAEAVRAVQARVGEMDISLDVLKEAPGWPPLRKTSLPAPPVTGQAQERPRPSLGSLLWSHLGKLSNNFGYIRS